One genomic segment of Natrialbaceae archaeon AArc-T1-2 includes these proteins:
- a CDS encoding RNA ligase, translating to MSDTAYHRQLGMGEEAFEQLEEHVQQREYEGREYRHVPDYRRGVERGTVLIEGQIVRGFPKVPRTLVLSEGIPQHFDGPLAVEEKLNGYNVRVARLDGDVLAFSRSGMVCPFTTRVLEGMVDLEPIFEAHPDAMVCGEMIGPENPYTAHDYPEVDSLAFRAFDWRNRESGEPLPVEDRRDRYESFDVPQTRLFGIYEPEEAATELREIVEELDAEDREGIVMKAPDGGNELKYTASAANQGDLEFAFTYPFDYGQAFMFRRLIREAFQTVEWDESEAEARERAHELGEAILLSMRDTVETIDDGGRVDERHTVRADDEAIDALLEHLRGQGLTVDVVEDDHEDGDRVVTFDKRIQSTNDKTRSYLDGHIVTE from the coding sequence ATGAGCGATACGGCCTACCACCGTCAACTCGGGATGGGCGAGGAGGCGTTCGAACAGCTCGAGGAACACGTCCAGCAACGGGAGTACGAGGGCCGAGAGTACCGCCACGTTCCCGACTACCGCCGGGGGGTCGAACGCGGCACCGTCCTGATCGAGGGACAGATCGTCCGCGGATTCCCGAAAGTGCCCCGGACGCTCGTGCTCTCGGAGGGGATCCCACAACACTTCGACGGGCCACTCGCCGTCGAGGAGAAACTCAACGGCTACAACGTCCGGGTCGCCCGCCTCGACGGCGACGTACTCGCCTTTTCCCGGAGCGGGATGGTCTGTCCGTTCACGACCCGCGTCCTCGAGGGGATGGTCGACCTCGAGCCGATCTTCGAGGCCCATCCCGACGCGATGGTCTGTGGCGAGATGATCGGTCCCGAAAATCCCTACACGGCTCACGACTACCCCGAGGTCGACTCGCTCGCGTTCCGGGCGTTCGACTGGCGTAATCGCGAGTCCGGCGAGCCCCTCCCCGTCGAGGACCGGCGGGACCGCTACGAGAGCTTCGACGTCCCACAGACGCGGCTGTTCGGGATCTACGAGCCCGAGGAGGCCGCGACGGAGCTCCGAGAGATAGTCGAGGAACTCGACGCCGAGGACCGCGAGGGCATCGTGATGAAAGCCCCCGACGGCGGCAACGAGCTGAAGTACACGGCCTCGGCGGCGAACCAGGGCGACCTCGAGTTCGCCTTCACCTACCCGTTCGACTACGGTCAGGCGTTCATGTTTCGGCGACTCATTCGCGAGGCGTTCCAGACGGTCGAGTGGGACGAGTCCGAGGCCGAGGCCCGCGAGCGCGCCCACGAGCTGGGCGAGGCGATCCTGCTGTCGATGCGAGACACCGTCGAGACGATCGACGACGGCGGTCGGGTCGACGAGCGCCACACCGTCCGGGCCGACGACGAAGCGATCGACGCGCTTCTCGAGCACCTCCGCGGCCAGGGACTGACGGTCGACGTCGTCGAGGACGACCACGAGGACGGCGATCGTGTGGTCACCTTCGACAAGCGCATCCAGTCGACCAACGACAAGACGCGATCGTACTTAGACGGTCACATCGTCACAGAGTAA
- a CDS encoding RNA-guided endonuclease InsQ/TnpB family protein translates to MEVRRTAPVKLVVPDEYHDDLHETAEQFLYCANEASDYCWDNTDYEDCVTSNAKARDALYDRLREETDLTANLVQEAIRRAVHAVDSGVDRWKKGNRTNKPEFTSWSMVYDKRSATFYRNKISLSTVNGRIECGFELPADSPTPYEEYVLSEAYEFRTSTFQYDQATDEFYFHVKTRKIDTDGEAVEIEVSDDTEHQTVLGIDLGVNSLAVASTGTFWSGNEYDHWIQEFEKRRAEMQQRGTQAAHNALLRLGKRERAWRKQYIHTVANEIVDEAIDHDCDVIVFEELTDIRERLPHADWHHIWAFRRLVEYVEYKAPECGVAVEQVEPDHTSQRCSHTDCGFTHEDNRDGEHFQCLKCGCEINADYNGAKNVGLRYMRKRQHRLRSSPTSGSADAPVDVRINGGTLNGDGYRPTADS, encoded by the coding sequence ATGGAGGTCAGACGCACCGCACCGGTCAAACTCGTCGTTCCCGACGAGTATCACGATGACCTCCACGAAACCGCCGAGCAATTTCTCTACTGCGCGAACGAGGCCAGTGACTACTGCTGGGACAACACCGACTACGAAGACTGCGTAACCTCGAATGCGAAGGCCAGAGATGCGTTGTACGACCGTCTCCGCGAGGAAACAGACCTCACGGCAAACCTCGTCCAAGAAGCCATCCGGCGTGCTGTCCACGCCGTCGACAGCGGTGTTGACCGCTGGAAAAAGGGCAACCGGACGAACAAACCGGAGTTCACCTCCTGGAGTATGGTGTACGACAAGCGGAGTGCTACCTTTTACCGGAACAAAATCTCACTCTCCACCGTGAATGGTCGCATCGAGTGTGGCTTTGAGTTGCCAGCAGACAGTCCAACACCGTACGAGGAGTACGTCCTCTCGGAAGCCTACGAGTTTCGGACGAGTACATTCCAGTACGATCAAGCAACCGACGAGTTCTACTTCCACGTCAAAACACGGAAGATAGATACAGACGGTGAAGCTGTTGAAATCGAGGTTTCGGACGATACCGAGCACCAAACTGTCCTCGGTATCGACCTCGGTGTGAACAGTCTCGCCGTCGCCAGCACGGGCACGTTCTGGAGTGGTAACGAATACGACCACTGGATACAGGAGTTCGAGAAACGCCGAGCAGAGATGCAACAGCGCGGGACGCAAGCTGCTCATAACGCTTTGCTGCGGCTTGGAAAGCGTGAACGAGCATGGCGCAAACAGTACATCCACACGGTCGCCAACGAGATTGTTGACGAAGCGATTGACCACGACTGCGACGTAATCGTGTTCGAGGAGTTGACGGATATACGGGAGCGACTGCCTCACGCTGACTGGCATCACATCTGGGCGTTCCGCCGTCTTGTCGAGTACGTTGAGTACAAAGCCCCAGAATGCGGTGTAGCGGTTGAACAGGTCGAACCAGACCATACGAGCCAGCGGTGTTCGCACACCGACTGTGGCTTTACCCACGAAGACAACCGTGACGGCGAGCATTTCCAGTGTTTAAAGTGTGGGTGCGAAATCAACGCGGACTACAACGGCGCGAAAAACGTCGGCCTGCGGTACATGCGGAAGCGACAGCACAGACTGCGTTCCTCGCCCACGTCGGGGAGCGCAGACGCACCAGTAGACGTGCGTATAAATGGTGGGACGTTGAACGGTGACGGCTATCGGCCAACCGCCGACAGTTGA
- a CDS encoding RNA ligase partner protein, whose product MSTDPFKQRFVLDTSLFITEQIRQDGESAGEASLRLLELISRARLELGISCYMPPTIHDELTTMLADRNVDDEVYSKLNTWVIRKHPNRYDVSIPANVVYSFVDEMSDRVNRGLRVSEEAVRRAESALDEPIDDHEYKTEVDTVIADLRDKYRDALRSGVLDSREDFDLLILARELDAGVVTEDRGIIGWTEDFGLRYIYGGEFPELLTQYLEAVAPDERVTED is encoded by the coding sequence ATGTCCACAGATCCGTTCAAACAGCGATTCGTACTCGACACCTCGCTGTTTATCACCGAGCAGATCCGCCAGGACGGCGAATCCGCCGGGGAGGCGAGTCTCCGCCTGCTCGAGTTGATCTCGCGGGCCAGACTCGAGCTCGGCATCTCCTGTTACATGCCGCCGACGATCCACGACGAACTCACGACGATGCTCGCCGATCGAAACGTCGACGACGAGGTGTACTCGAAACTCAACACCTGGGTCATCCGCAAACACCCGAACCGGTACGACGTCTCGATCCCGGCGAACGTCGTCTACAGCTTCGTCGACGAGATGAGCGATCGCGTCAACCGCGGGCTGCGCGTCTCCGAGGAGGCCGTTCGACGCGCCGAGAGCGCACTCGACGAGCCGATCGACGACCACGAGTACAAGACCGAAGTCGACACCGTGATCGCCGACCTCCGGGACAAGTACCGCGACGCGCTTCGCAGCGGCGTGTTAGACTCCCGGGAGGACTTCGACCTGCTCATCCTCGCACGAGAGCTCGACGCCGGCGTCGTCACCGAGGATCGGGGAATCATCGGCTGGACCGAGGACTTCGGCCTGCGGTACATCTACGGCGGGGAGTTTCCCGAGCTCCTCACCCAGTACCTCGAGGCGGTCGCGCCCGACGAGCGCGTGACCGAGGACTGA
- a CDS encoding elongation factor 1-beta — protein MGKVAAKIKVMPNSPEIDLDALQERLESTLPEGAKINGVEREEVAFGLTALYPTVIVPDDAGGTETVEENFAELEDVESVSVENVGRI, from the coding sequence ATGGGTAAAGTCGCAGCCAAGATCAAGGTCATGCCGAACAGCCCCGAAATCGACCTCGACGCGCTCCAGGAGCGTCTCGAGAGCACTCTGCCGGAGGGTGCGAAGATAAACGGCGTCGAACGCGAGGAGGTCGCGTTCGGTCTCACCGCGCTCTATCCGACCGTCATCGTCCCCGACGACGCCGGCGGCACCGAAACCGTCGAGGAGAACTTCGCCGAACTCGAGGACGTCGAGAGCGTCTCCGTCGAGAACGTCGGCCGTATCTGA
- a CDS encoding HVO_2753 family zinc finger protein, whose amino-acid sequence MSTTDEHGARSCVSCGINISGTNAAAFDCPECGTRVYRCAKCRKQSNLYECPDCGFTGP is encoded by the coding sequence ATGAGTACGACGGACGAGCACGGTGCGCGGTCCTGCGTCTCCTGTGGAATCAACATCTCCGGGACGAACGCCGCCGCGTTCGACTGTCCCGAGTGTGGGACGCGGGTCTACCGCTGTGCGAAGTGTCGCAAGCAGAGCAACCTCTATGAGTGTCCCGACTGCGGATTCACCGGTCCCTGA
- a CDS encoding NAD(P)/FAD-dependent oxidoreductase: protein MHTDDGFDYDVAVVGGGPAGLTSALYATRLGLDTLVVDRGGGRAAMMQDTHNVIGVTEDVSGNEFLETAREQVEGYGGTYERGFVEAVEPVGAVPDDGFDVVTVKETYRVCRVVLATGFADERPDPPLPRTGTGLHYCLHCDAFMFVDEPVYVMGTNDVAAYVAMIMLNYTDDVDLLTRSEEPTWSDETATLLSNHPVDVVTTDVVGTNTGEDGWLESLEFADGEVREYRGGFAMYGSNYHADLADSLGLERTEEGTVAVDDHGRTSMEGVYAVGDLTPGHNQIPIAMGQGAKAGIALSKELRAFPRSLEEVDAEGPVTAADAPAISRELLETAISHEGHAGGPREDVEVGDSEAAADD from the coding sequence ATGCACACTGACGACGGATTCGACTACGACGTGGCGGTCGTCGGCGGGGGGCCGGCGGGGCTGACGAGCGCGCTGTACGCGACGCGACTCGGCCTCGATACGCTGGTCGTCGACCGCGGTGGCGGCCGCGCAGCGATGATGCAGGATACACACAACGTCATCGGCGTCACCGAAGACGTCTCCGGAAACGAGTTCCTCGAGACTGCCCGCGAACAGGTCGAAGGGTACGGCGGAACGTACGAACGCGGCTTCGTCGAGGCGGTCGAACCGGTCGGAGCGGTCCCCGACGACGGCTTCGACGTCGTCACCGTGAAGGAAACCTACCGCGTCTGCCGGGTCGTGCTCGCGACCGGCTTCGCGGACGAACGTCCGGACCCGCCACTGCCCCGAACCGGGACGGGTCTGCACTACTGTCTGCACTGTGATGCGTTCATGTTCGTCGACGAACCGGTGTACGTGATGGGCACCAACGATGTAGCCGCCTACGTCGCGATGATCATGCTGAACTACACCGACGACGTCGACTTGCTCACTCGCAGTGAGGAGCCGACCTGGAGCGACGAGACGGCCACGCTCCTTTCGAACCACCCCGTCGACGTCGTGACCACTGACGTCGTCGGCACGAACACGGGCGAGGACGGCTGGCTCGAGTCGCTCGAGTTCGCCGACGGCGAGGTTCGCGAGTACCGCGGCGGGTTCGCGATGTACGGCTCGAACTATCACGCCGACCTCGCCGACTCACTCGGTCTCGAACGTACCGAGGAGGGCACCGTCGCCGTCGACGACCACGGCCGAACGTCCATGGAGGGCGTCTACGCCGTCGGCGACCTCACGCCGGGACACAACCAGATCCCGATCGCGATGGGCCAGGGCGCGAAGGCGGGAATCGCCCTCTCGAAAGAGCTCCGGGCGTTCCCGCGCTCGCTCGAGGAGGTCGACGCCGAGGGGCCGGTCACGGCGGCGGACGCCCCCGCGATCTCACGAGAACTTCTCGAAACCGCGATCAGCCACGAGGGCCACGCTGGCGGTCCGCGAGAAGACGTCGAGGTCGGTGACAGCGAGGCCGCTGCCGACGATTGA
- a CDS encoding tripartite tricarboxylate transporter permease, whose protein sequence is MDAASVEVVVEPSFAGQLLAWTLAGAALGAVSGLVPGLHANNFALLLAGIVPALPGQPLLVGVAMLSAGVVHTFVNAVPAMALGVPDAEMAAIALPAHRMVLEGRGYEAIRLSALGSVLAVLVAVPLAVPITWGVTAVYPTVRSNLPLVLAVVVVGLVASEHTWRGRLGGLVSFALAAALGSATLELSPDAPLEAGGILAPLFAGLFGAPVLIDALRGGGVPPQDGGDVWLSKPLVGATALSGAIAGAIVGYVPGISAAIAAVAVLLVLPDGGGDRGYIVATSGVDTANTIFALFALAAIGQPRTGVMVAFENADAPLSLPVLVGAVLVAGLIGFVLVIVLGDYYLEAVGRLEYWRISVAVLALLFVLSYLFTGIVGIGIFAVAAVIGMVPVRFRARRVHLMGVLIGPLMIGA, encoded by the coding sequence ATGGACGCCGCGTCGGTCGAGGTCGTCGTCGAGCCGTCGTTCGCGGGACAGCTACTCGCCTGGACGCTCGCCGGCGCGGCACTCGGTGCGGTTAGCGGGCTCGTCCCGGGGCTGCACGCCAACAACTTCGCACTCTTGCTCGCCGGCATCGTCCCGGCGCTTCCCGGACAGCCGCTTCTCGTCGGCGTCGCCATGCTCTCGGCGGGCGTCGTCCACACGTTCGTCAACGCCGTCCCCGCGATGGCGCTTGGTGTCCCCGACGCCGAGATGGCCGCCATTGCGTTGCCGGCTCACCGGATGGTGCTCGAGGGACGTGGCTACGAGGCGATCCGACTCTCCGCACTCGGCAGCGTCCTCGCGGTGCTCGTCGCCGTGCCGCTTGCCGTTCCGATCACGTGGGGGGTGACGGCAGTCTATCCGACCGTGCGCTCGAACCTCCCGCTCGTGCTCGCGGTCGTCGTCGTCGGGCTGGTCGCCTCCGAACACACCTGGCGCGGACGGCTGGGGGGACTCGTCTCGTTCGCGCTCGCGGCTGCGCTGGGATCGGCAACGCTCGAGCTCTCGCCGGACGCCCCGCTCGAGGCGGGCGGAATCCTCGCGCCGCTTTTCGCCGGGCTGTTCGGTGCGCCGGTGTTGATCGACGCGCTCCGTGGCGGTGGAGTGCCACCGCAAGACGGCGGCGACGTGTGGCTGTCGAAGCCGCTCGTCGGTGCAACGGCGCTTTCGGGTGCGATCGCAGGTGCGATCGTCGGTTACGTGCCCGGCATCTCCGCGGCGATCGCGGCCGTCGCAGTGTTGCTCGTGCTCCCCGATGGTGGCGGCGACCGCGGGTACATCGTCGCGACCAGCGGCGTCGATACGGCGAACACGATCTTCGCACTGTTCGCCCTCGCCGCCATCGGCCAGCCCCGAACCGGCGTGATGGTCGCCTTCGAGAACGCCGACGCGCCACTCTCTCTGCCCGTCCTCGTGGGTGCCGTCCTCGTCGCCGGTCTGATCGGGTTCGTGCTGGTGATCGTCCTCGGGGACTACTACCTCGAGGCCGTCGGCCGGCTCGAGTACTGGCGGATCTCGGTTGCGGTGCTCGCGTTGCTGTTCGTCCTCTCGTATCTGTTCACCGGGATCGTCGGTATCGGAATCTTCGCCGTCGCCGCGGTGATCGGAATGGTGCCGGTCCGGTTTCGAGCCCGGCGGGTGCACCTGATGGGCGTGTTGATCGGACCGTTGATGATCGGTGCGTGA
- the rpl12p gene encoding 50S ribosomal protein P1 has translation MEYVYAALILNETDAEINEENITGVLEAAGVDVEESRAKALVAALEDVDIEEAVEEAAAAPAAAGAAAGGAAAGAAADDDEDEDEADVPDTTDDDEDDDDEDEEASGEGLGELFG, from the coding sequence ATGGAATACGTATACGCTGCACTCATCCTGAACGAGACGGACGCAGAGATCAACGAAGAAAACATCACCGGCGTGCTCGAGGCCGCCGGCGTCGACGTCGAGGAGTCCCGCGCGAAGGCGCTCGTCGCCGCGCTCGAGGACGTCGACATCGAGGAGGCCGTCGAGGAAGCTGCCGCTGCACCCGCCGCCGCTGGCGCTGCCGCCGGTGGAGCCGCCGCGGGCGCGGCCGCCGACGACGACGAGGACGAGGACGAAGCCGACGTCCCGGACACCACCGACGACGACGAGGACGACGACGACGAGGACGAAGAGGCCAGCGGCGAAGGCCTCGGCGAACTCTTCGGCTGA
- a CDS encoding 50S ribosomal protein L10 gives MSAEAERKTENLPEWKREEVDELSELIERYESVGIVGIAGIPSKQLQDMRRDLHGTAVLRVSRNTLQERALEAAGLGDLSEHLEGQVGIIATNDNPFTLYQELEASKTPAPINEGEVAPNDIVIPEGDTGVDPGPFVGELQSIGANARIEEGSIQVMEDSTVLDAGEEVSADLANVLNELGIEPKEVGLDLRAVHSEGVLFEPEDLDIDVEAYESDVSTAAARARNLAVNASYPTAATATTLLAKATGEAKSLGLQAAIEDEALMPDLISKADAQLRTLAAQIDDEEALPEELQDVEAPAAPAAEAGDEDESADDQDDTDTDTDTEDADADDDEDDDDDGGAEGLGAMFG, from the coding sequence ATGAGCGCAGAAGCCGAACGCAAGACCGAGAACCTCCCCGAGTGGAAACGGGAGGAAGTCGACGAGCTCTCGGAACTCATCGAGCGCTACGAGAGTGTCGGCATCGTCGGCATCGCCGGCATCCCGAGCAAGCAGCTCCAGGACATGCGCCGTGATCTCCACGGCACCGCCGTGTTGCGGGTCAGCCGCAACACGCTGCAAGAGCGTGCACTCGAGGCCGCTGGACTCGGCGACCTCAGCGAGCACCTCGAGGGGCAGGTCGGCATCATCGCGACGAACGACAACCCCTTCACGCTCTACCAGGAGCTCGAAGCCTCGAAGACGCCCGCCCCGATTAACGAAGGCGAGGTCGCCCCGAACGACATCGTCATTCCCGAGGGCGACACCGGCGTCGACCCGGGTCCGTTCGTCGGCGAACTCCAGAGCATCGGCGCGAACGCCCGGATCGAGGAGGGCTCGATCCAGGTCATGGAGGATTCGACGGTGCTCGATGCGGGCGAGGAGGTCTCTGCTGACCTCGCGAACGTCCTCAACGAACTCGGTATCGAGCCCAAGGAGGTCGGCCTCGACCTTCGTGCGGTGCACTCCGAGGGCGTGCTCTTCGAACCGGAGGATCTCGACATCGACGTCGAGGCCTACGAGAGCGACGTCTCGACGGCCGCGGCGCGTGCCCGGAATCTCGCGGTCAACGCGAGCTACCCGACCGCAGCGACCGCGACGACGCTGCTTGCGAAAGCGACGGGCGAGGCAAAGAGCCTCGGTCTGCAGGCTGCGATCGAGGACGAAGCGCTCATGCCAGACCTGATCAGCAAGGCCGACGCACAGCTTCGCACGCTGGCTGCGCAGATCGACGACGAGGAGGCCCTGCCCGAAGAGCTCCAGGACGTCGAGGCACCCGCCGCGCCCGCGGCGGAAGCCGGCGACGAGGACGAATCGGCTGACGACCAGGACGACACCGACACCGACACCGACACCGAGGACGCCGACGCTGACGACGACGAAGACGATGACGACGATGGCGGAGCCGAGGGTCTCGGTGCGATGTTCGGATAA
- a CDS encoding 50S ribosomal protein L1 — protein sequence MADSDIEQAVTRALEESPDRNFTETVDLAINLRDLDLDEPSNRVDESVVLPEGTGQETSIVVFAEGETAVRAEEVADDVFDGDELADLGDDDDQAKDLADETDFFIAEEAMMQDIGRYLGTVLGPRGKMPTPLSPDDDVVETVNRMKNTVQIRSRDRRTFHTRVGAEDMDAEEIADNIDVILRRLHTDLEKGPQNIDSVYIKTTMGPSVEVA from the coding sequence ATGGCAGATTCGGATATCGAACAAGCAGTAACTCGCGCACTCGAGGAGTCGCCGGACCGGAACTTCACCGAGACGGTGGACCTCGCGATCAATCTGCGCGATCTTGACCTTGACGAACCGTCAAACCGTGTCGACGAGTCGGTCGTCCTTCCGGAAGGAACCGGACAGGAGACCAGCATCGTCGTCTTCGCCGAAGGCGAAACCGCCGTCCGCGCCGAGGAGGTCGCGGACGACGTCTTCGACGGCGACGAGCTGGCCGACCTGGGCGACGACGACGACCAGGCCAAAGACCTGGCCGACGAGACGGATTTCTTCATCGCCGAGGAGGCGATGATGCAAGATATCGGTCGCTACCTCGGGACCGTCCTCGGTCCGCGAGGGAAGATGCCGACCCCGCTCTCGCCGGACGACGACGTCGTCGAGACGGTCAACCGCATGAAAAACACCGTGCAGATCCGCTCCCGGGACCGACGCACCTTCCACACGCGCGTCGGTGCCGAGGACATGGACGCGGAGGAGATCGCCGACAACATCGACGTGATCCTCCGTCGCCTGCACACCGACCTCGAGAAGGGTCCACAGAACATCGATTCGGTCTACATCAAGACCACGATGGGCCCGTCCGTGGAGGTGGCCTGA
- a CDS encoding UbiA family prenyltransferase, with amino-acid sequence MALARDGSGLEATARAYGSQVHPVFMLPPLAASLFGAVLAAGIDPRSATIHVAAIFAAVYTAHLKDGYVDFHVRGEDDDHPLTERGCRLGLVASSATFAVCTSLLFVLVDWIAVALTLPTWLIAYHHAPQLDTNPVTATTGYPAGIALAILGGYYVQARAISLVAVGFAVVFLVLLSGIKVIDDAQDYAYDRSIEKRTVAVAVGPTRAYDVAYGFMVIALLAVVALAVARVFPPTAVLAAVAFAVVAAFARRAGPELATMLLVRGSYVFLAILVAAVWFEPLTAGT; translated from the coding sequence ATGGCGCTCGCGAGAGACGGCTCCGGCCTCGAGGCGACGGCGCGGGCGTACGGCTCGCAGGTCCACCCGGTGTTCATGCTGCCACCGCTTGCAGCATCGCTGTTCGGTGCGGTGCTCGCGGCCGGGATCGATCCCCGGAGCGCGACGATCCACGTCGCCGCCATCTTCGCGGCGGTGTACACAGCACACCTCAAAGACGGCTACGTCGACTTTCACGTCCGCGGAGAGGACGACGACCACCCGCTGACCGAGCGGGGCTGTCGGCTCGGACTGGTGGCCTCGAGTGCGACGTTTGCGGTCTGTACTTCCCTCCTGTTCGTTCTGGTCGACTGGATCGCCGTCGCCCTGACGCTTCCGACGTGGCTGATCGCGTACCACCACGCGCCACAGCTCGATACGAACCCGGTCACGGCCACGACCGGCTACCCGGCCGGGATCGCACTCGCGATCCTCGGCGGTTACTACGTCCAGGCGCGAGCGATCTCGCTCGTCGCGGTCGGCTTCGCGGTCGTCTTTCTGGTGTTGCTCTCGGGGATCAAGGTGATCGACGACGCCCAGGACTACGCCTACGATCGATCGATCGAGAAACGCACCGTCGCCGTCGCCGTCGGTCCGACTCGAGCCTACGACGTCGCCTACGGGTTCATGGTGATCGCCCTGCTCGCCGTCGTCGCCCTCGCCGTCGCCCGCGTGTTTCCTCCGACCGCGGTGCTCGCAGCGGTCGCGTTCGCCGTCGTCGCCGCGTTCGCCCGCCGGGCGGGACCGGAGCTCGCGACGATGCTGCTCGTTCGCGGTTCGTACGTGTTCCTCGCGATACTCGTCGCCGCGGTGTGGTTCGAGCCGCTCACGGCCGGCACCTGA